In Paenibacillus sp. 1781tsa1, one DNA window encodes the following:
- a CDS encoding DUF4085 family protein encodes MRYLTKEWYELCQQTHLHFGIRVHSGAYEFDENLFLRLYKRKEKAHVEQERELYNLDPRFMLEHDGQVMTRVEKAFSGEEITEEDQMVFRMPPEQRAHIEKLIAEYDVRPPFDEKKCKEEYKESMEWNFRYKAENLPQKIVEQIADIRVFTLGYCTREVMLQLQKQSAENRREMERVSDEYREVIIAQDIPDEIRNRVQFHDCTVTQLLTGDEVLIRFDTRGGFTNINKLTLVAPEIIKQDGGIVGTYWLYQELYRIDNGYELHVLFDGENMPELIVRCADILVEQE; translated from the coding sequence ATGAGATATTTAACGAAAGAATGGTATGAGCTGTGTCAGCAGACACATCTTCATTTTGGTATAAGAGTACATAGCGGAGCGTATGAGTTCGATGAGAATCTATTTTTAAGGCTATATAAACGAAAGGAAAAAGCGCATGTGGAGCAGGAGCGAGAGCTATATAACTTGGACCCGCGTTTCATGCTGGAGCATGATGGTCAGGTCATGACTCGTGTAGAGAAAGCTTTTAGCGGGGAAGAGATAACGGAAGAGGATCAGATGGTATTTCGCATGCCTCCGGAACAAAGAGCGCATATCGAGAAACTTATTGCAGAATATGATGTACGCCCTCCGTTTGATGAGAAGAAATGCAAGGAAGAGTACAAAGAATCAATGGAATGGAATTTTCGATATAAGGCAGAGAATTTGCCACAGAAAATTGTTGAACAAATTGCGGATATCCGTGTGTTTACGTTGGGCTACTGTACGAGAGAAGTTATGCTACAGCTACAGAAACAGAGCGCCGAAAATAGGAGAGAGATGGAGCGTGTATCGGATGAATACCGGGAAGTCATTATAGCACAGGATATTCCGGATGAAATTCGTAACCGGGTTCAATTTCATGATTGTACAGTGACGCAACTACTGACAGGGGATGAAGTGCTCATTCGTTTTGACACCCGCGGGGGCTTCACCAATATAAATAAACTTACGCTGGTTGCACCTGAAATCATCAAGCAAGACGGTGGGATTGTAGGCACTTACTGGTTGTATCAGGAGCTGTACCGGATCGATAACGGATATGAGCTTCATGTTCTATTTGATGGAGAGAATATGCCTGAGCTAATTGTTCGATGTGCTGACATTCTGGTGGAGCAAGAATGA
- a CDS encoding oxidoreductase, with protein MVKISTIETKLGSRYDEFDPEQDGNKNTRFADIIIDGTSLYQRLKKHELIPCLGWGSNEYQRLLIDYFLLKKPHESMYDRYPILVCPWCGDEECGFISVKIDREDDVVIWRDFILNDKKLQVGPFFFDWDSYKYAIENTFGTAGIQ; from the coding sequence ATAGTGAAAATTAGCACCATAGAAACCAAATTAGGTTCTAGATACGATGAGTTCGATCCTGAACAGGATGGGAATAAAAATACGAGATTTGCTGACATCATAATTGATGGTACATCGCTCTATCAAAGATTGAAAAAACATGAATTGATACCTTGTCTCGGATGGGGAAGCAATGAATATCAAAGACTTCTTATTGATTATTTTTTACTTAAAAAGCCACATGAATCCATGTATGATAGATATCCGATTTTAGTATGTCCCTGGTGTGGGGATGAAGAATGTGGGTTTATTTCTGTGAAGATTGATAGAGAAGATGATGTGGTGATCTGGAGAGATTTCATATTGAATGACAAGAAACTGCAGGTGGGCCCATTCTTTTTTGATTGGGATAGTTATAAATATGCCATTGAAAATACGTTTGGTACGGCGGGAATTCAGTAA
- a CDS encoding HAD-IIIA family hydrolase, with protein sequence MLKANGNVQAVFIDRDGTIGGTGHFIHPRDFRLYPNAQEAIMCLKREGIMVLAFTNQYRISRGEASVQDFEAQFREYGFDHSYICPHEQECSCRKPKPGMLLQASEEHGLDLSKCIVIGDVGDTDMLAAHAVGATKIMVRTGWGESSLTKFRDKWAETEPDYIAEDIWDAVQWIIHGKEFRK encoded by the coding sequence ATGCTGAAAGCAAATGGGAATGTACAAGCTGTTTTTATAGACAGAGATGGAACCATCGGTGGTACAGGACATTTTATTCATCCGAGAGATTTCAGATTATACCCCAATGCTCAAGAAGCCATTATGTGTTTGAAACGAGAAGGAATTATGGTACTGGCGTTTACGAATCAATATCGAATCTCACGTGGAGAAGCAAGTGTTCAGGATTTTGAAGCGCAATTTCGCGAGTATGGATTCGATCATTCCTATATATGTCCACATGAGCAAGAATGCAGTTGCCGAAAGCCGAAACCCGGAATGTTACTGCAAGCTTCCGAGGAACACGGTCTGGATTTATCCAAATGCATCGTTATTGGAGATGTGGGAGATACAGACATGCTTGCTGCCCATGCCGTAGGAGCGACCAAGATCATGGTGAGAACAGGCTGGGGAGAGTCTTCATTAACGAAATTCAGAGACAAATGGGCGGAGACCGAACCTGATTATATCGCAGAGGATATTTGGGATGCCGTACAGTGGATCATTCATGGAAAGGAATTTAGAAAATAA
- a CDS encoding phosphotransferase, translated as MLINPTVNEINNLFKIHHINEVITEIQRLSGTTAGCVYRLSTSLNKHYILKSDEPEQIHIAQQFLETYKNSSLLPEVLLTAQDHTYLIYSYIEGTTHFNRGLKKEWLTRLVKELFNTYVRSTDTKSWGRMEFSQRTWKEFNQISIHEAKMNIGSILTTDDYHLVQSKVDRLFLEEEEKFLLHGDTGVHNFVYNQNALIGVIDPSPMVGPILYDFLYAFSSSPDDINTETLFAAFELLEQVEMDKSRLIEEALVHLYCRIGLSNKHHPDDLPEYLKAWDGWKRLCEEL; from the coding sequence ATGTTAATCAATCCAACGGTAAATGAGATCAATAACTTATTCAAGATACATCATATCAACGAAGTGATCACTGAAATTCAACGTTTGTCAGGTACCACCGCTGGATGTGTTTATCGGTTGAGTACAAGTCTGAATAAGCATTATATTCTGAAATCAGATGAACCCGAACAGATTCACATCGCCCAGCAGTTTTTGGAGACGTATAAGAATTCTTCGTTATTGCCTGAAGTTTTGTTGACTGCTCAGGACCACACTTATCTAATTTACTCCTATATTGAAGGCACAACCCATTTCAACCGTGGACTGAAGAAAGAATGGTTAACTCGTCTGGTGAAAGAGCTGTTCAATACCTATGTGCGTTCTACAGATACGAAATCATGGGGCAGAATGGAGTTCTCGCAGAGGACATGGAAAGAATTCAATCAGATTAGCATTCATGAAGCGAAGATGAATATCGGAAGTATTTTAACGACAGATGATTATCATCTGGTTCAATCCAAAGTGGATCGCCTGTTTCTCGAGGAAGAAGAGAAGTTTCTTTTGCATGGCGATACGGGGGTTCATAATTTTGTATACAATCAAAATGCACTCATCGGCGTTATTGACCCTTCTCCAATGGTTGGACCTATTCTCTATGATTTCTTGTATGCTTTTAGCTCCTCGCCGGATGATATCAACACCGAAACCTTATTTGCTGCGTTTGAACTTCTGGAACAGGTGGAAATGGACAAATCCAGATTGATCGAGGAAGCTCTGGTTCATCTCTATTGCCGAATTGGGCTGAGTAACAAACATCATCCTGATGATCTGCCTGAATACTTGAAGGCATGGGATGGATGGAAGCGATTATGTGAGGAACTCTGA
- a CDS encoding MerR family transcriptional regulator, whose protein sequence is MAFSIKEASERLGCPAHKIRYYEKEGLLPYIRRDQHGNRMFEEEHLDWMRLMSCFRATGMKVSTLKHMVSLALDGDSTIPQRKAILHEYKEELHRRQSEIAEALAAVDNKLTIYEDIETGKLPSESKLLDQMESIGKD, encoded by the coding sequence ATGGCTTTTTCGATAAAAGAAGCTTCGGAGCGGCTGGGTTGTCCTGCACATAAAATTCGTTATTACGAGAAGGAGGGACTACTCCCTTACATTAGGCGGGATCAACATGGAAATCGGATGTTCGAGGAAGAACATTTGGATTGGATGAGATTGATGTCTTGTTTCCGGGCAACGGGTATGAAGGTATCTACATTGAAACATATGGTTAGTCTGGCGCTGGATGGTGATTCAACAATTCCACAACGGAAAGCGATACTTCACGAATATAAAGAGGAATTACATCGCCGCCAAAGTGAAATTGCCGAGGCACTTGCAGCGGTGGATAACAAATTGACGATCTATGAAGACATAGAGACAGGAAAGCTTCCTTCAGAAAGCAAGCTGCTAGACCAAATGGAAAGCATCGGCAAAGACTAG
- a CDS encoding aldo/keto reductase encodes MKQRVLGNSDIVVSSIGLGIMGMSPGMYGETNDEESIKTIHHALEIGVTLLDTADVYGNGHNEELLGKALKGRRDQAIIATKFAYTPNYETLNGHPDYVKKAVEASLHRLDTDYIDLYYQHRVDPQIPIEETVGAMADLVKEGKVRCLGLSEASASTLRRAHAVHPISALQSEYSLWSRDIEDEILPTARELNITHVAYSPLSRGFISGEIRKFEDLHVNDLRRYMPRFQGENFAKNIEVVDKIKEIAMEKECTPAQLALAWTIANNALPIPGTKRINYLEENANAVTIELTPDDLARIEKVSPQNEVHGTRYMKEMMTQLNG; translated from the coding sequence ATGAAGCAAAGAGTGCTGGGAAATAGCGATATCGTCGTATCTTCGATTGGATTGGGAATAATGGGCATGTCTCCAGGGATGTACGGAGAAACCAATGATGAGGAGTCAATAAAGACCATCCATCATGCGCTGGAGATTGGCGTTACACTGCTAGATACAGCTGACGTGTATGGTAATGGTCATAATGAAGAACTACTGGGGAAAGCGCTGAAGGGTCGTCGCGATCAGGCGATTATTGCTACCAAATTTGCGTACACCCCGAACTATGAGACGTTGAATGGTCATCCAGATTACGTGAAAAAGGCTGTAGAAGCAAGTCTTCACCGGCTGGACACCGACTATATTGATCTGTACTACCAACACAGGGTAGATCCTCAGATTCCGATTGAGGAAACTGTCGGCGCAATGGCTGATTTGGTTAAAGAGGGGAAAGTCCGCTGCCTTGGCTTGTCGGAAGCATCGGCTTCCACTTTACGCCGGGCACACGCCGTTCATCCGATTTCTGCGTTGCAGAGCGAATATTCCCTGTGGAGCCGGGATATTGAGGACGAGATTCTGCCTACTGCGAGAGAACTGAATATTACACATGTTGCATACAGTCCATTAAGCAGAGGATTTATCTCAGGTGAGATACGGAAATTCGAAGATTTGCATGTTAATGATCTGCGCAGATATATGCCGAGGTTCCAAGGAGAAAATTTTGCCAAAAATATAGAAGTTGTGGATAAAATCAAAGAGATCGCGATGGAGAAGGAGTGTACTCCTGCACAATTGGCTTTAGCCTGGACAATAGCTAATAACGCACTGCCGATTCCGGGAACGAAACGAATCAACTATTTGGAGGAAAATGCGAACGCTGTAACAATTGAACTGACACCCGATGACTTAGCTCGCATTGAAAAGGTAAGTCCTCAAAATGAGGTTCATGGAACACGTTATATGAAAGAAATGATGACACAGCTTAACGGGTAA
- a CDS encoding cation diffusion facilitator family transporter, with product MSGHQHSHNHGHDHAHTTNNKKVLLFSFIIITVYMIVEAIGGFITNSLALISDAGHMLSDSIALGIALLAFTFGEKAVNTGKTYGYRRFEILAATLNGITLIAIALYIFYEAIGRFINPPEVATVGMLIISVIGLLVNILVAWIMMRGSDTENNLNMRGAYLHVISDMLGSVGAIAAALLMMFFGWGWADPLASVIVAALVLRSGFYVTKSSLHILMEGTPANVDVNELVQTIKQVDGVKGVHDVHVWSITSNLNALTAHIVVDGTMDVYASETLVQKIEHMLEHKEIKHVTLQVESEKHLHDTSVLCTVKGDAPDAHAHHHH from the coding sequence ATGTCTGGACATCAACACAGTCATAACCATGGGCACGATCACGCTCACACCACCAATAACAAAAAAGTATTATTGTTTTCCTTCATTATTATTACCGTCTATATGATCGTTGAAGCCATTGGTGGATTTATTACCAACAGTCTCGCACTTATTTCGGATGCAGGCCATATGTTGTCCGACTCCATTGCACTCGGGATCGCTTTGCTGGCGTTCACGTTTGGTGAAAAAGCCGTGAATACCGGCAAAACATACGGATACAGAAGATTTGAAATTCTGGCTGCCACGTTAAACGGAATTACGTTAATCGCCATTGCGCTCTACATTTTCTACGAAGCCATTGGTCGATTCATTAACCCGCCAGAAGTCGCAACCGTAGGCATGTTAATCATCAGCGTCATCGGATTGCTCGTCAATATTCTGGTAGCCTGGATCATGATGCGTGGTAGCGATACGGAGAATAACCTGAACATGCGCGGTGCTTATCTGCATGTCATCAGTGACATGCTGGGATCGGTTGGAGCCATTGCTGCGGCATTGCTGATGATGTTCTTTGGCTGGGGTTGGGCCGATCCACTGGCGAGTGTCATTGTCGCGGCACTGGTATTGCGTAGTGGGTTCTATGTCACCAAATCATCTCTGCATATCTTGATGGAAGGTACTCCGGCCAATGTGGATGTGAATGAGCTGGTGCAGACCATCAAACAAGTGGATGGTGTCAAAGGCGTACACGATGTGCATGTCTGGTCCATTACGAGTAACCTGAACGCACTGACTGCTCATATCGTCGTAGATGGAACGATGGATGTGTATGCATCCGAGACCCTGGTTCAGAAGATTGAACATATGCTGGAGCATAAAGAAATCAAACATGTAACGCTCCAAGTGGAGTCTGAGAAACATCTGCATGACACCTCGGTACTATGCACTGTCAAAGGCGACGCACCTGATGCCCACGCGCATCATCACCATTAA
- a CDS encoding response regulator transcription factor → MKHLLLADDDANIRALLRHVMTKEGYRVHEAQDGLEAVKLMQETPIDLAILDVMMPGMDGLELCDYIRQHYDIPIMLLTARDQLSDKRDGYLKGTDEYVTKPFEPEELVYRVKALFRRYHRTSSDIIRMNRIVIDRNNVEVTDGQSILFLPMKEFELLSQLAQFPGRLFSRDELIRLVWGADYEGDDRTVDVHIKRLRDRFADYTEDFVIQTVRGIGYKMEVKAP, encoded by the coding sequence ATGAAACATCTGCTGCTGGCAGACGATGATGCGAATATTCGAGCACTCCTGCGGCATGTCATGACCAAGGAAGGCTATCGGGTTCATGAAGCGCAGGACGGACTGGAAGCAGTCAAACTGATGCAAGAAACACCGATCGATCTGGCAATCTTAGATGTGATGATGCCAGGCATGGACGGATTGGAGTTATGTGATTACATTCGGCAGCATTATGATATTCCAATTATGTTGCTGACGGCACGAGATCAGCTATCTGACAAGCGAGACGGTTATCTGAAAGGAACGGATGAATATGTGACCAAGCCGTTTGAACCGGAAGAATTAGTCTATCGGGTAAAGGCGTTATTTCGTCGGTACCATCGCACATCCAGCGATATCATCCGCATGAATCGAATCGTCATTGACCGTAATAATGTGGAGGTTACGGACGGGCAATCCATTCTATTTTTACCAATGAAGGAATTTGAATTACTCTCACAGCTTGCCCAGTTTCCGGGACGTTTGTTCTCTCGGGATGAACTCATTCGACTTGTCTGGGGAGCAGATTACGAAGGAGATGACCGCACTGTTGATGTACACATCAAGCGGTTGCGCGATCGATTTGCCGATTATACGGAGGATTTCGTCATCCAAACGGTCCGGGGCATTGGTTACAAGATGGAGGTGAAAGCACCTTGA
- a CDS encoding HAMP domain-containing sensor histidine kinase, with product MRTLYVRVFLITVAVIVVSGMLGFLLSNIYYHAKLKDFNDEKLVGIATQMKQFVEQQPGTMEQYLNNAAALGYEIYVTDGKENDRFYGREFREKDLDKQAVELVLRGEVYHGVAQFPSKPFITGFFDNQLSNTVGVHLKLGNTNYALFMRPDVILQFGELRIFFALIGAFTIGISILIFLISTRYLVNPIERLSEATKRIAQGKYNLKLPTARRDEIGQLAQHFMTMSRELERVDQARQQFVSNVSHEIQSPLTSIQGFAQLVADRDLPEQEREHYASIIEEESRHLSLLSKQLLLLSSLEQGNEDLTKVKFSLRDQFRQAVQVLQWQLEEKELLLRISVPESIQLIGNEVLLMQVWMNLLGNAVNHLPQGRSIEIHAEQMDNQCVIQIRDTGDGIAAEHLPFLFDRFYRVDRARERSSGRTGLGLAIVQKIIRIHDGTIEVASSTEGTVFTVTLPQM from the coding sequence TTGAGAACGTTGTACGTCCGGGTATTCCTCATTACGGTGGCGGTGATTGTGGTCAGCGGCATGCTCGGTTTCCTTTTGTCGAATATCTACTATCATGCCAAGCTCAAGGATTTCAATGATGAGAAGCTGGTGGGCATTGCAACGCAAATGAAGCAATTTGTGGAGCAGCAACCTGGGACGATGGAGCAGTATCTGAACAATGCCGCCGCACTCGGATACGAAATCTATGTGACAGATGGAAAGGAAAATGACCGATTCTACGGCCGCGAATTCCGAGAGAAAGATCTGGACAAACAAGCTGTAGAACTGGTGCTGCGGGGTGAAGTGTACCACGGTGTCGCGCAGTTTCCAAGCAAACCGTTCATTACCGGGTTTTTCGATAATCAATTAAGTAACACCGTGGGTGTTCATCTAAAGTTGGGCAATACCAATTACGCTCTCTTTATGCGCCCGGATGTAATTCTGCAGTTCGGTGAGCTGCGTATCTTTTTTGCACTGATTGGCGCATTTACCATAGGCATTAGTATTCTGATCTTTCTGATCAGTACCCGATATCTGGTCAATCCGATTGAACGTCTGTCCGAGGCGACCAAGCGGATTGCACAAGGAAAGTATAATCTGAAACTGCCTACCGCACGGCGTGACGAGATTGGACAATTGGCCCAGCATTTCATGACCATGAGTCGTGAATTGGAGAGGGTCGATCAGGCGAGGCAGCAGTTTGTATCCAATGTATCCCATGAGATTCAATCGCCGTTGACATCCATTCAGGGGTTTGCCCAATTAGTGGCAGATCGGGATCTGCCTGAACAGGAACGGGAGCACTATGCGTCGATCATTGAGGAGGAGAGCCGTCACCTCTCCTTGTTGAGCAAGCAGCTGCTTCTTCTGTCCTCTCTTGAACAAGGCAACGAAGATCTGACCAAAGTAAAGTTCTCTTTGCGAGACCAGTTCCGGCAAGCGGTTCAGGTGCTGCAATGGCAACTGGAAGAAAAAGAACTGCTACTTCGGATTTCGGTGCCCGAATCCATCCAGCTGATTGGCAATGAAGTGCTGCTCATGCAAGTCTGGATGAATCTTCTCGGTAATGCGGTGAATCACCTTCCACAAGGAAGAAGCATCGAGATTCATGCCGAGCAGATGGATAACCAGTGTGTGATTCAGATTCGGGATACAGGGGACGGGATTGCTGCGGAGCATCTGCCTTTCCTGTTTGATCGATTCTATAGGGTGGACCGTGCGCGGGAACGTTCTTCCGGCCGAACCGGGCTTGGACTTGCCATTGTGCAGAAAATTATCCGAATCCATGACGGTACAATTGAGGTTGCCAGTTCGACTGAGGGTACGGTCTTTACCGTGACCCTTCCGCAGATGTAA
- a CDS encoding ABC transporter permease, which yields MYLAIREMRYAKGRYALIATIMVLVSFLVLFVTGLAQGLAYDNAASVKNMAATHFVMEQDSNHRFTRSQVDQDQLNQARSVVGQENAEPLGVKMTTVSPMGDTKKIDVTLFMVNPEGWLAPAVTEGTPITDQTNGQVVVDHKLAESGVTIGTVLVDQASGMKWTVGGFVQNESFSHSPVVFLNEEEWLTLQGGTRTTQGSADTNANAPIYNAIAVKDAGEQVDELSAAMPNTEVITKSDAVSAIPGYKEEQGSLLMMIAFLYVISAFVLAVFFYVITIQKTSQFGILKAIGTRNGYLAGSVSLQVFILSVGSLVISVLLVRLFESILPASMPFQLGLSTLALTCVLFILMSMAGSLFSVWKVTKIDALDAIGRTAA from the coding sequence ATGTACTTGGCTATTCGGGAAATGAGGTATGCCAAAGGGCGGTATGCCTTAATTGCTACAATCATGGTACTGGTTTCATTTCTGGTACTGTTTGTTACAGGTCTTGCACAGGGGCTGGCGTATGATAACGCAGCTTCGGTCAAAAATATGGCAGCAACCCACTTTGTGATGGAACAGGATTCGAATCATCGGTTTACCCGGTCACAAGTGGATCAGGATCAGCTTAATCAAGCTCGCTCCGTAGTGGGGCAAGAGAACGCTGAGCCACTCGGTGTGAAAATGACAACCGTCAGTCCAATGGGCGACACGAAAAAGATCGATGTCACGTTGTTCATGGTGAATCCGGAAGGCTGGCTTGCTCCAGCGGTTACCGAAGGAACTCCGATTACGGATCAGACCAACGGGCAGGTTGTGGTGGATCATAAGTTAGCTGAATCCGGTGTGACGATTGGCACCGTTCTGGTCGATCAAGCTTCCGGGATGAAGTGGACCGTTGGCGGATTTGTACAAAATGAGTCTTTCAGTCACTCTCCGGTCGTGTTCCTGAATGAAGAAGAATGGCTTACGCTTCAAGGAGGGACACGGACTACACAAGGTTCGGCCGACACCAATGCTAATGCTCCGATATACAATGCCATTGCGGTAAAGGACGCGGGTGAGCAGGTAGACGAACTAAGTGCTGCAATGCCTAATACGGAAGTCATCACGAAGTCGGATGCCGTATCGGCCATTCCTGGATATAAGGAAGAGCAGGGATCGTTGCTTATGATGATCGCTTTTCTATATGTCATCTCAGCGTTTGTACTTGCTGTATTTTTCTATGTCATCACGATTCAGAAAACAAGTCAGTTCGGCATATTGAAAGCGATCGGAACGCGGAATGGATATCTGGCGGGTAGTGTTTCGTTACAAGTGTTCATTCTATCGGTTGGCAGTTTGGTCATTAGCGTACTGTTGGTTCGACTGTTTGAGTCCATCTTGCCAGCATCAATGCCATTTCAATTAGGCTTATCCACGCTTGCCTTAACCTGCGTATTGTTCATCCTGATGTCTATGGCGGGTTCATTATTTTCAGTGTGGAAGGTTACCAAAATTGATGCGCTTGATGCGATTGGGAGGACAGCAGCATGA
- a CDS encoding ABC transporter ATP-binding protein, producing the protein MRNRLVLQGITQTFEDGSSKRTILNKLDLEVAEGELVAVMGPSGSGKSTFLSIAGALLEPTEGQVLLDGSSIMGKSKQDISDVRLQQLGFIFQSANLIPYLKVEEQLMVVAKLAGTDKNKAEKRVDELLDTVGLTHRRKAYTEKLSGGERQRVAIARALMNDPAVLLADEPTASLDAERGLDIVGMIARLVKEQGKSAVMVTHDERILPLCSRVLFLEKGKLVQH; encoded by the coding sequence ATGAGAAACCGATTGGTATTACAGGGAATTACCCAGACCTTTGAAGATGGTAGCAGTAAACGCACGATTCTGAATAAGCTCGACCTTGAGGTGGCCGAAGGGGAACTTGTAGCTGTGATGGGGCCTTCCGGCTCTGGCAAAAGTACATTCCTGTCCATTGCTGGCGCACTTCTTGAACCAACGGAAGGACAGGTTCTGCTGGACGGGTCTTCTATTATGGGCAAAAGTAAACAAGACATATCTGATGTACGGCTTCAACAGCTTGGTTTTATATTTCAAAGTGCCAACCTCATTCCTTATCTGAAAGTAGAAGAACAACTGATGGTGGTCGCGAAGCTCGCCGGAACGGATAAAAACAAGGCGGAGAAACGAGTAGATGAGCTATTGGATACCGTAGGGCTGACCCATCGGCGGAAGGCATATACGGAGAAGCTGTCTGGTGGGGAGCGTCAGCGGGTCGCTATTGCACGGGCCTTGATGAACGATCCGGCTGTCCTGCTCGCGGATGAACCGACAGCCAGTCTGGATGCAGAGCGCGGGCTGGATATCGTAGGCATGATTGCGCGGCTCGTGAAAGAGCAGGGCAAGAGTGCAGTGATGGTTACGCATGATGAGCGGATTTTGCCGCTCTGTAGCCGGGTTCTTTTTTTGGAAAAGGGAAAACTGGTGCAGCATTAG
- a CDS encoding NUDIX domain-containing protein gives MRDFILHREERMRMSSLNAEQFPALSTSIHWGIVEAEFRLNDIVDEKLVSNISIIPFVGDQCVVFQLDNGDWELPGGTLEAGEPYMAGLKRELMEELGAEMRSYQIFGQFRCTSSALEPYRPHIPHPHFVRIIGYGDVELVGDPLNPEDGEQVVAVEVVEIDEAIRRFQEQNRHDIAEMYQLAHMLREEAKG, from the coding sequence GTGAGAGATTTTATTTTACATAGAGAGGAACGGATGCGGATGAGCAGCTTGAATGCAGAACAATTCCCGGCACTGAGTACGTCGATTCATTGGGGCATTGTTGAGGCAGAGTTCAGATTAAACGACATCGTGGATGAAAAGCTGGTGAGCAATATTAGCATCATTCCATTTGTCGGGGATCAATGTGTCGTCTTTCAACTGGATAATGGAGACTGGGAGCTGCCTGGGGGGACGCTTGAAGCAGGTGAGCCGTATATGGCTGGACTGAAGCGTGAACTGATGGAGGAACTTGGGGCTGAAATGCGTTCCTATCAGATCTTTGGCCAATTCCGCTGTACATCCAGTGCGTTGGAACCGTATCGACCGCATATCCCGCATCCCCATTTTGTGCGAATCATCGGATATGGAGACGTTGAACTTGTCGGTGATCCACTGAATCCAGAGGATGGCGAGCAGGTGGTTGCGGTGGAAGTGGTAGAGATCGACGAGGCAATCCGAAGATTCCAGGAACAGAACAGACATGACATTGCGGAGATGTACCAACTGGCTCATATGCTGCGAGAAGAAGCTAAAGGATAA
- a CDS encoding RNA polymerase alpha subunit C-terminal domain-containing protein, with amino-acid sequence MVNDKGTLRTCEQGHSYYKKSDYPTCPTCEAERKPTDGFLALLSAPARRALENEGIATLLQLAEYTEKEILKLHGIGPSAIPKLRSALEEEGLTFKK; translated from the coding sequence ATGGTAAACGATAAAGGAACACTCAGGACATGCGAACAAGGACATTCATATTATAAAAAAAGTGATTACCCAACCTGCCCGACGTGCGAAGCTGAACGTAAACCGACAGATGGATTTCTAGCCTTGCTGTCAGCTCCCGCCAGACGTGCCTTGGAGAATGAAGGCATTGCGACACTACTGCAACTTGCAGAGTACACGGAAAAAGAGATCCTGAAACTCCATGGAATCGGACCATCTGCCATACCCAAACTGCGAAGCGCTTTAGAAGAAGAGGGATTAACGTTTAAGAAGTAA
- a CDS encoding DUF2569 domain-containing protein produces the protein MEPHIPEQKTDYRPLGVSGLGGWLILVQIGLFLTVIFLALQLVLYCLPTLTTETWELLTSKQSEYYHPLWGPVVIFETVYNVLFLVFGIYTIIAFYSKKSIFPRLMIMFYSVSLAVSIIDYLLLLQIPMARELEDGSSLRDIGKSILTCAIWIPYFIKSERVHNTFVR, from the coding sequence GTGGAACCACATATTCCAGAGCAAAAAACAGATTACCGTCCACTAGGCGTATCGGGCTTGGGTGGTTGGCTGATTCTCGTCCAGATCGGATTATTTCTTACAGTGATTTTCCTTGCACTCCAATTGGTTCTGTATTGTTTGCCCACACTTACAACAGAGACTTGGGAGTTGCTAACTTCGAAGCAATCTGAATATTATCACCCGCTATGGGGACCGGTCGTTATTTTTGAAACGGTATATAACGTGCTCTTTTTAGTGTTTGGCATTTATACGATCATTGCTTTTTATAGTAAAAAATCAATCTTTCCTCGTCTTATGATCATGTTTTATAGCGTCAGTCTGGCCGTGAGTATCATTGATTATCTGTTGCTGCTCCAGATTCCAATGGCAAGAGAACTTGAGGATGGAAGCTCGTTAAGAGATATAGGTAAATCGATACTCACTTGTGCCATCTGGATTCCTTACTTTATCAAGTCGGAACGAGTTCATAACACTTTTGTAAGATAA